Proteins from a single region of Hordeum vulgare subsp. vulgare chromosome 6H, MorexV3_pseudomolecules_assembly, whole genome shotgun sequence:
- the LOC123402259 gene encoding vesicle transport protein GOT1-like isoform X4 produces MWQLFTKKANIKGSVPFFLGLFLLFVRWPVAGIILELYGTFVLFSGYGAPIQAFLYQIPIIGWILQYPFQFSSYFCSCLVSGVSVLDNLWWQKFMIIHGEIAYWLMLNCQ; encoded by the exons ATGTGGCAGCTATTTACAAAGAAGGCAAACATTAAG GGATCTGTACCTTTCTTCCTTGGTCTCTTTCTTCTATTTGTCAGATGGCCTGTTGCTGGTATAATCCTGGAACTGTATGGAACTTTTGTCCTCTTCAG TGGTTATGGGGCTCCTATTCAAGCCTTCCTATATCAGATTCCAATAATTGGATGGATTCTGCAATACCCCTTTCAG ttttcatcttatttctgcaGCTGTTTGGTCTCAGGCGTAAGCGTGCTTGACAATTTGTGGTGGCAGAAATTCATGATAATTCATGGGGAAATAGCATATTGGCTGATGTTAAATTGTCAGTAG
- the LOC123402259 gene encoding vesicle transport protein GOT1-like isoform X3, translated as MAYEISEIKKIGIGLVGFGILFSFLGVILFFDRGLLALGNIFFLTGVGLLLGWQSMWQLFTKKANIKGSVPFFLGLFLLFVRWPVAGIILELYGTFVLFSGYGAPIQAFLYQIPIIGWILQYPFQLFGLRRKRA; from the exons ATGGCCTACGAGATCAGTGAGATCAAAA AAATTGGCATAGGTCTGGTGGGCTTTGGCATCCTGTTCTCATTCCTAGGTGTTATCCTTTTCTTCGACAGGGGTTTGTTGGCTCTGGGTAAT ATTTTCTTCTTGACTGGAGTAGGCCTTCTTCTTGGTTGGCAATCTATGTGGCAGCTATTTACAAAGAAGGCAAACATTAAG GGATCTGTACCTTTCTTCCTTGGTCTCTTTCTTCTATTTGTCAGATGGCCTGTTGCTGGTATAATCCTGGAACTGTATGGAACTTTTGTCCTCTTCAG TGGTTATGGGGCTCCTATTCAAGCCTTCCTATATCAGATTCCAATAATTGGATGGATTCTGCAATACCCCTTTCAG CTGTTTGGTCTCAGGCGTAAGCGTGCTTGA
- the LOC123402259 gene encoding vesicle transport protein GOT1-like isoform X2 has product MIIKFKLQKEIGIGLVGFGILFSFLGVILFFDRGLLALGNIFFLTGVGLLLGWQSMWQLFTKKANIKGSVPFFLGLFLLFVRWPVAGIILELYGTFVLFSGYGAPIQAFLYQIPIIGWILQYPFQFSSYFCSCLVSGVSVLDNLWWQKFMIIHGEIAYWLMLNCQ; this is encoded by the exons ATGATTATCAAATTCAAGTTACAGAAAG AAATTGGCATAGGTCTGGTGGGCTTTGGCATCCTGTTCTCATTCCTAGGTGTTATCCTTTTCTTCGACAGGGGTTTGTTGGCTCTGGGTAAT ATTTTCTTCTTGACTGGAGTAGGCCTTCTTCTTGGTTGGCAATCTATGTGGCAGCTATTTACAAAGAAGGCAAACATTAAG GGATCTGTACCTTTCTTCCTTGGTCTCTTTCTTCTATTTGTCAGATGGCCTGTTGCTGGTATAATCCTGGAACTGTATGGAACTTTTGTCCTCTTCAG TGGTTATGGGGCTCCTATTCAAGCCTTCCTATATCAGATTCCAATAATTGGATGGATTCTGCAATACCCCTTTCAG ttttcatcttatttctgcaGCTGTTTGGTCTCAGGCGTAAGCGTGCTTGACAATTTGTGGTGGCAGAAATTCATGATAATTCATGGGGAAATAGCATATTGGCTGATGTTAAATTGTCAGTAG
- the LOC123402259 gene encoding vesicle transport protein GOT1-like isoform X1, which produces MAYEISEIKKIGIGLVGFGILFSFLGVILFFDRGLLALGNIFFLTGVGLLLGWQSMWQLFTKKANIKGSVPFFLGLFLLFVRWPVAGIILELYGTFVLFSGYGAPIQAFLYQIPIIGWILQYPFQFSSYFCSCLVSGVSVLDNLWWQKFMIIHGEIAYWLMLNCQ; this is translated from the exons ATGGCCTACGAGATCAGTGAGATCAAAA AAATTGGCATAGGTCTGGTGGGCTTTGGCATCCTGTTCTCATTCCTAGGTGTTATCCTTTTCTTCGACAGGGGTTTGTTGGCTCTGGGTAAT ATTTTCTTCTTGACTGGAGTAGGCCTTCTTCTTGGTTGGCAATCTATGTGGCAGCTATTTACAAAGAAGGCAAACATTAAG GGATCTGTACCTTTCTTCCTTGGTCTCTTTCTTCTATTTGTCAGATGGCCTGTTGCTGGTATAATCCTGGAACTGTATGGAACTTTTGTCCTCTTCAG TGGTTATGGGGCTCCTATTCAAGCCTTCCTATATCAGATTCCAATAATTGGATGGATTCTGCAATACCCCTTTCAG ttttcatcttatttctgcaGCTGTTTGGTCTCAGGCGTAAGCGTGCTTGACAATTTGTGGTGGCAGAAATTCATGATAATTCATGGGGAAATAGCATATTGGCTGATGTTAAATTGTCAGTAG